From the Bdellovibrio reynosensis genome, one window contains:
- a CDS encoding 50S ribosomal protein L25 has product MKSRIDLNVEARETGKHNSRALRNSRNVPAVIYGAVEPINVSVSEKEIVKYNTRAYENALFNLKGNVKGADGIVVLIKSVDVHPLTRRPQHVDMYALDLKKAVRVNVEIRLEGKAIGLSEGGLLNVVTRTVEVECLPTEIPEFFTADVSNLGVGDALHVSDIKVSGSVKVITGAEQTIAVVSAQEEEVVATPAAAPAAAAAPAAAAKAPAKK; this is encoded by the coding sequence ATGAAATCAAGAATCGACTTGAATGTTGAAGCTCGCGAAACTGGTAAACACAACAGCCGCGCTCTTCGTAACTCTCGCAATGTTCCTGCAGTAATCTACGGTGCAGTTGAGCCAATCAACGTATCTGTTAGTGAAAAAGAAATCGTTAAGTACAACACTCGCGCTTACGAGAATGCTCTTTTCAATCTTAAAGGGAACGTAAAAGGTGCTGATGGCATCGTAGTTCTAATCAAATCTGTAGACGTACACCCACTTACTCGTCGTCCACAACACGTAGACATGTACGCTCTAGACCTTAAAAAAGCGGTTCGCGTTAACGTTGAAATCCGTCTTGAAGGTAAAGCAATCGGTCTTTCTGAAGGCGGTTTGTTGAACGTAGTTACTCGTACTGTTGAGGTTGAGTGCTTACCAACTGAAATCCCTGAATTCTTCACAGCTGACGTTTCTAACTTGGGCGTAGGCGATGCTCTTCACGTATCAGACATCAAAGTTTCTGGTTCAGTGAAAGTTATCACTGGCGCAGAGCAAACAATCGCGGTTGTTTCTGCTCAAGAAGAAGAAGTTGTTGCTACTCCAGCTGCAGCTCCTGCTGCTGCCGCGGCTCCAGCTGCTGCTGCAAAA
- a CDS encoding ribose-phosphate diphosphokinase: MKGLKIFTANANPTLAKKVAEAAGVELGYCEVSTFADGEIQVEIHESVRGQHVFVVQSTCPPVNQNYMELFVMLDALRRASAASITAVIPYYGYARQDRKVAPRAPISAKLMADLITTAGADRVVSVDLHAAQIQGFFNVPVDHLFAIPTLSRAWRDSHGHGSEFVAVSPDAGGVERTRAFAKRIESSMAIIDKRRSGPNEAKALHLIGDVTGKTAIIVDDMIDTAGTLTQAVDSLIKNGAKRVFAVATHPVLSGPAISRLKESPIEKVWVTDSIPLTEAAKNCGKIEVVSVAPVLAEAIKRIHGNDSVSSLFD; encoded by the coding sequence ATGAAGGGCCTAAAAATCTTTACCGCCAATGCCAATCCGACCCTGGCAAAAAAGGTAGCCGAAGCAGCTGGAGTAGAGCTCGGTTACTGCGAAGTAAGCACTTTTGCCGACGGGGAAATCCAAGTAGAAATACATGAAAGCGTTCGAGGACAGCATGTCTTTGTAGTACAAAGCACCTGCCCCCCTGTGAACCAAAACTATATGGAGCTTTTTGTGATGCTCGATGCTTTACGCCGAGCTTCTGCTGCCTCCATCACTGCTGTGATCCCGTATTACGGGTATGCCCGCCAGGACCGTAAAGTGGCTCCGCGCGCGCCGATCTCTGCTAAGCTTATGGCCGATCTAATTACGACGGCTGGGGCTGACCGCGTGGTTTCAGTCGACCTGCATGCCGCCCAAATCCAAGGTTTCTTTAACGTTCCAGTGGATCACTTATTTGCGATTCCGACTTTATCTCGCGCTTGGCGTGATTCCCATGGCCACGGCAGCGAATTTGTCGCAGTGAGTCCAGACGCCGGAGGGGTGGAAAGAACCCGCGCTTTTGCTAAACGCATTGAATCCTCTATGGCTATTATCGATAAACGCCGTTCTGGCCCTAATGAGGCAAAAGCTTTGCACCTTATCGGGGATGTGACTGGGAAAACCGCGATCATCGTTGATGATATGATCGATACGGCTGGAACTCTTACACAAGCTGTTGACAGTCTAATTAAGAATGGTGCAAAACGTGTGTTCGCCGTTGCAACCCACCCGGTTTTATCGGGTCCAGCGATCAGTCGCTTGAAGGAAAGCCCTATTGAAAAAGTATGGGTGACCGATTCGATCCCGCTGACGGAAGCAGCGAAGAATTGTGGCAAGATCGAAGTTGTTTCAGTAGCCCCGGTGCTAGCTGAAGCGATCAAGAGAATCCACGGCAATGATTCAGTAAGCTCCCTTTTCGACTAA
- a CDS encoding 3D domain-containing protein — protein MKHQIFQITLTITMMTILMGCAEGKITQLAGKQKSTIATADELPELEVDRNSNYRRGDRNVEETEDSGDTVTRGENSASDNERNEEVVIDDEKIGEESKENSETNDDTVKEDDSTVDESTEDRNQDDQQKADDKQGSQEDEQKKLEEQKRRQEEARKQAELKRQQEEARRQEELRRQEEEKRRKAEQDRQNEQKQNPPVDVPAPGSSQSPGTIAEKGFVTPTIYYFAVLNEDKSACPRVAPLFDKSGRVMTMVCTSTYKTCRLEGSCGVVQNNTMRKFNVVKKGAFTEITNQKCSFGFGVKSYCLDPFYTLAADLDIYKPGDVIYVNSVRGVQLPDGSKHTGYFVIRDMGHGIKGRGRFDFYSGTYSHKSDSNPFKKLGLADKRTQVPFVRLTGLRAEQVLKSRAFPGLPQEPIE, from the coding sequence ATGAAACACCAAATTTTTCAAATCACATTGACGATCACGATGATGACCATCCTTATGGGCTGCGCTGAAGGTAAAATTACTCAGCTAGCAGGCAAACAAAAAAGTACCATTGCCACTGCTGACGAACTGCCGGAACTAGAAGTAGATAGAAATTCAAACTACCGTCGTGGTGACCGTAACGTCGAAGAAACCGAAGATTCAGGTGATACTGTTACTAGAGGTGAAAATTCTGCTAGTGATAACGAAAGAAATGAAGAAGTTGTTATTGATGACGAGAAAATCGGCGAAGAATCTAAAGAGAATTCTGAAACTAATGACGACACTGTGAAAGAAGATGATTCTACTGTTGATGAGTCAACGGAAGATAGAAATCAAGACGATCAGCAAAAAGCCGACGACAAACAAGGCAGCCAAGAAGACGAGCAAAAAAAGTTAGAAGAACAAAAACGTCGTCAAGAAGAAGCGCGCAAACAAGCTGAGCTAAAAAGACAACAAGAGGAAGCTAGAAGACAAGAAGAACTACGTCGCCAAGAAGAAGAAAAACGCAGAAAAGCAGAACAAGATAGACAGAACGAACAAAAACAAAATCCTCCAGTGGATGTTCCTGCACCAGGTTCATCTCAATCGCCAGGCACGATTGCCGAAAAAGGTTTTGTGACTCCGACGATTTACTACTTTGCGGTTCTTAACGAAGATAAAAGTGCATGTCCTCGTGTAGCACCACTTTTTGATAAATCTGGGCGTGTGATGACAATGGTTTGTACTAGTACTTATAAAACGTGCCGCCTTGAAGGTTCTTGTGGTGTTGTTCAGAACAATACGATGCGTAAGTTCAATGTCGTCAAAAAAGGTGCATTTACAGAAATCACGAATCAAAAATGCAGCTTTGGGTTTGGCGTGAAAAGCTATTGCTTAGATCCATTTTACACATTGGCTGCAGACCTTGATATCTATAAACCGGGTGATGTGATTTATGTTAACTCTGTTCGCGGCGTGCAGCTGCCAGACGGTTCTAAACATACAGGTTACTTTGTAATTCGCGATATGGGCCACGGAATTAAAGGCAGAGGTCGCTTTGATTTCTACTCTGGAACTTATTCGCATAAATCAGACTCAAACCCATTTAAGAAATTGGGTTTAGCTGATAAACGAACTCAAGTTCCGTTTGTAAGATTGACGGGCTTGCGCGCAGAACAGGTTCTTAAATCAAGAGCCTTCCCAGGCTTGCCTCAAGAACCTATTGAATAA
- the rdgB gene encoding RdgB/HAM1 family non-canonical purine NTP pyrophosphatase gives MELWIATGNKGKLAEYKLLLREIADLKVFSQGDIPSFTPRPEDGKTFEDNARIKAKTLRAVKNNVWVLGEDAGLVVEGLNGLPGIHSARYAGPKASDSENVSKLLKMITLKPMPNKNAKFVATTVIYSPTGEEWVFTGEMKGTIASKPAGLHGFGYDPVFVPEGQTKTLAELGDGFKTQHSHRAQALKAFLERLKETGQMPN, from the coding sequence ATGGAGTTATGGATCGCCACTGGCAATAAAGGCAAACTAGCTGAATACAAACTTCTGTTAAGAGAGATTGCTGACTTAAAAGTATTTTCTCAAGGCGATATTCCATCCTTCACTCCCCGTCCTGAAGACGGCAAAACTTTTGAAGACAACGCGCGCATCAAAGCTAAAACTTTGCGTGCTGTGAAAAACAACGTCTGGGTTTTAGGTGAAGATGCGGGCCTAGTTGTAGAAGGCCTTAATGGTTTACCAGGTATCCATTCTGCTCGTTACGCAGGTCCGAAGGCTTCTGATAGCGAAAACGTTTCTAAGCTTTTAAAAATGATCACGCTTAAACCAATGCCAAATAAAAACGCGAAGTTTGTAGCAACAACTGTGATCTATTCACCCACTGGTGAAGAATGGGTATTTACCGGGGAAATGAAAGGGACGATTGCTTCTAAGCCAGCGGGCCTTCATGGTTTTGGTTATGATCCTGTGTTTGTTCCTGAAGGACAGACAAAAACTTTGGCAGAACTTGGTGATGGGTTTAAAACTCAACATTCTCACCGTGCCCAAGCCCTTAAGGCGTTTTTAGAGCGCCTTAAGGAAACTGGACAGATGCCTAATTAA
- the rph gene encoding ribonuclease PH, translating into MRVDGRLFDQLRQIKITPNVSEYAEGSCIVEFGKTRVLCTATYEPKAPQWLVGTGAGWVTAEYGMLPRSTHTRIKRDKSMTGGRTQEISRLIGRSLRAAVDLKALGERQIIVDCDVLNADGGTRTASVTGGFVALALAAKKLHDVSEIKAFPLINYVSAISVGLHQGNILLDLNYDEDSAIGTDMNFVMTDKGHFVEVQGTAEHVPFTREQLFEMMSVAQKGCTELFIHQAAVVGDIFKLANR; encoded by the coding sequence ATGCGTGTTGACGGCCGTCTTTTTGATCAACTTCGTCAAATTAAAATCACTCCAAATGTATCTGAGTACGCTGAAGGCTCTTGCATTGTTGAGTTCGGAAAAACCAGAGTTCTTTGCACAGCCACTTATGAACCTAAAGCCCCGCAATGGCTTGTTGGCACAGGTGCTGGCTGGGTGACGGCTGAATACGGCATGCTACCACGCTCTACACACACTCGTATTAAACGTGATAAATCTATGACTGGTGGTCGCACCCAAGAAATTTCAAGATTGATTGGCAGATCTTTAAGAGCGGCTGTTGATTTGAAGGCTTTGGGTGAAAGACAAATCATCGTCGACTGCGATGTTCTTAATGCTGATGGCGGAACAAGAACAGCCTCAGTAACTGGCGGTTTTGTGGCTTTAGCTTTAGCTGCTAAAAAGCTTCATGACGTCAGCGAAATCAAAGCTTTCCCTTTGATCAATTACGTTTCTGCGATCAGCGTAGGTCTTCATCAAGGAAATATTCTTTTAGATCTAAACTATGACGAAGATTCTGCAATCGGCACTGACATGAATTTTGTAATGACTGACAAAGGTCATTTCGTAGAAGTTCAAGGTACAGCAGAACACGTTCCATTCACACGCGAACAATTATTTGAAATGATGAGTGTCGCACAAAAAGGTTGTACGGAACTATTCATTCATCAAGCCGCTGTGGTTGGCGACATTTTTAAATTAGCAAACAGATAG
- a CDS encoding N-acetylmuramoyl-L-alanine amidase family protein produces MNFLTIKHLMLAALIVLSRPAFALHIMLDPGHGGIDTGAVHGQAREAELVLKVAQKLKTLLEKDANFKVTLTRQLDKNISLPHRVKMAEDAKADIFVSLHANAALDSRAKGVEFFFQNNLPPDEDALYLASQENQALLNSKELHKISGGDNLSKKGDVAAIIEDLHRQNRLQSSLRLSKTLTSVWSTDATAPQATIKQAPFYVISKTSMPSVLIEIGFLTNPREAKRLLNTEYQSDLAQKIYTALISYKEKMDNHTAKTLD; encoded by the coding sequence ATGAACTTTCTCACTATAAAACACTTGATGCTAGCGGCTCTCATCGTTTTGAGTCGTCCTGCATTTGCACTTCATATCATGCTTGATCCTGGCCACGGTGGAATTGATACAGGTGCCGTGCATGGCCAAGCCCGTGAAGCAGAGCTGGTGTTGAAAGTTGCGCAAAAACTAAAAACTCTTTTAGAAAAAGATGCCAATTTTAAAGTCACACTGACGCGCCAACTTGATAAAAATATCAGTCTGCCACACAGAGTGAAAATGGCAGAAGACGCAAAAGCGGATATCTTCGTCAGTCTTCATGCCAATGCCGCTTTAGACAGTCGCGCAAAGGGCGTTGAATTTTTCTTCCAAAATAATCTGCCCCCCGATGAAGATGCACTGTACTTAGCAAGCCAAGAAAATCAGGCTTTATTAAATTCAAAAGAACTGCATAAGATTTCTGGTGGCGATAACTTATCCAAAAAAGGTGACGTCGCTGCGATCATTGAAGATCTGCATCGTCAAAACCGTCTGCAAAGCAGCTTGCGACTAAGTAAGACTTTAACATCCGTGTGGAGCACAGATGCAACCGCACCACAAGCGACAATCAAGCAAGCTCCGTTTTACGTGATCTCAAAGACCTCAATGCCCTCAGTCCTTATTGAAATTGGTTTTTTAACCAACCCGCGCGAAGCGAAACGACTTTTAAACACAGAATATCAATCTGATCTTGCTCAAAAAATCTACACCGCTTTAATCTCTTACAAAGAAAAGATGGACAATCACACGGCGAAGACATTAGATTAG